The genomic interval AGCAAACGGACTCTAGTGAATAAGGTAGGATCGATCGATTGAGCGCGAGAAAGTCCGCGAGCGTCTGCGAATCCGGAACTACCATGCCGACAGGGCGCCAAGCGATGGTTCCTTCCATGGGGCATCGGGCCGAGGCCAGGTTAGGTGATGCCGCGAACGTCCAGCGACGCCGCGAATCGAGTCCGGTCCGCCATGATTGACTAGAAAACAGCAATTTGCTCGAGAGCACTCAGGGCGCTGTCGAGCCGTCCACACGGGAGGCGAATGCAGCTCGACGCCACTCTTTAGTGGCGTCAGTGCTGTGCCTCCATCGCGTGATGTCGAGTTCTGTGCGTCAAGTTCAGCAAAATTGATCATGGGATCCGGCCAAGCCATCCCCTCGGAGCCGCCGTCGCTCGCTTGCCCAAAAGCGTAGCGCTGGCGAGCGACGGCGGCGGAGAGGGGGAGCGTCCATCGGGCCTGAGCATCGATCAGGCCGCCCGGCGCAGCGTCTCCTTCTTGTGCTCCTTCAGCAGGTCCATGTTGAGGTAGCAGTGATCCTCAAGCCACGCCTCGTAGCGCTCGACGGTCAGCGCCCGCACCAGCCTTAAACAGCTCTCGGCATTAGGGAAGATTCGCACCACATAGGTGCGCCGCCTGATATCCTCGTTGAGGCGTTCGAGCATGTTGGTCGATTTCATATGCTTGCGGTGCTCCAGCGGCAGACGGAAGTAGGTGTGCGTCTCCTCGATGTTCTCCTCCACCCTTGGGGTACTTGCCGCCCCATTTGCCGAGCCAGGCCGCCAGATCGCGCCGCACCTCGCCAAGATCGCACCGGTCGTACATCCAGCGCAGCTCGAGCAGGCAATCGTCGTCAACCTTGCGCGGCACATAGTCGAGCGCGTTGCGCAGGAAGTGCACATAGCAGCGCTTCCAGAACACACCGGCAAGGACTTCGGCGATCGCCTTCTTCAGTCCGGGATGATCGTCGGAGACGACGAACTCGACGCCGTGCAGGCCGCGGGCTTTCGCTTCCAAAAACTCCTTCCAGCTCGAGCGGCTCTCCCGGTTGGCGAGCTCGACCGCGAGCACCTGACGCCGGCCTTCCCAGTCGACGCCGATCGCGATCAGTACCGCCTGGCTCGCAATGATGCCGTCCTCACGCACCCGCTCAAAGCGCGCATCCAGGATCAGATGGGGGAACGGCTCCTCTGCGCTCGCAAAAGGCCTTCAGCGACCCATCCAGCCGCTTGTTGATCGCGCTGATCGCCGAGGCCGAGAAGGCATGCCCCACCAGTTCCTCGGTGACCTGCTTGACCTTCCGAGTCGGGACGCCCTGCACGTACATCTCGGCCAAGGCCGCAACCAGCGCCTTCTCCGAGCGCTGGTAGCGCTCGAACAGCTCGGTCGAGAACCGCCCCTGCCGGTCCTGCGGCACTTTCAGCTCGATCTTGCCGACCCGGGTGATCAGCGAGCGGGGATAGTAGCCGGAGCGATAGCCAAGCCGTCCCTCGCTGCGCTCTCCTTTCTCCGCACCCAGCGTCTCCGTCATCTCGGCTTCGAGAATTTCCGGCACCGCACCCTGGATCAGCGGCTTCAGGAACTCCTGTCCGACCTGAACAACTCTTTGACTGCAGAGACATCCGTCCTAGTCTTCGTCGCGGTCATGGCGGGTCCAAGCTCCTCTACGAGCGGTGATCTTCGCAATCACCGGACCATGACCGCTTCAGCCCCTCAGCTTTTGCTGAACCTCCCGCACACTACCTGATGTCGCGGCGAAGGAGGCGTATCAGCTATATCAAGCAGCGGCGACAAGGGCACTAATCAACTTAATAAGAAGGTCAGGTTCGACTTGATTAATAGATGCGCGTTCTAAAATGAGTTTGGCGATTTCGATCCGGTTAGAAGGAATTCGCATACTTGGGGGTAATGCCAGGACTGCCTCATCAAGAAGCAGCCCCAGAGTCGAAAGCTGTTCCGGCTCGTACAGTTTGCCGTGCTCCTGTTCGAGACGGTGGGCGTCACCTCCGATAAACGCATTCCCTGCTTGCTCGTCGAGTTTCGGACACATGCCGAGCTTCGCTGCTACCAGCTCGCTTGTAAGCGCATTGAGGAGACGGGTCGCTTCGATCGCGCTCTTGTCCTCGCAGATCAACCTCGCAACTTCTTCGATTTGAATCTCAATAGTGAGCTTAAGATATTGAAGACGTTGACGAGTACATTCTGCTGAGGGTTGTGCAGTGGGGATATGTGGGTCAGCATCAGCCTTCAGTGGAACGGAAGATGAGTTGGCAAATACGCGGAAAGGGAACGTGAAATATCGAAGGAGTTGCGCAAAAAAACTTAACGTCATCACCCGATATACTTGATTCAGACGCTCCACTACCCTCGATTTGCTGGACCCATACACTGTCATAGTCATGGCTGCCTCATGTATCCTTCTGGCACACGAATCTTCTGTTACGCCACGGTGGCATCCAGCGCGGCGTGGTTGCGGCCTGACAAAGACACTGCTGGCAACCGTTTGAAAGGACTTTCTTCAGCCTTACTGTTGAGCAGGGGGCGAACGTGGCCACCTAGAGCAACCGACCTCAACAGTCGACAGTAAATCCTCACGACCTGCATCATCCCCCAGCGCAACCTCCGCCTTGCCTAGCAGCCTTCATCGGGGTGGGTAAAATAGATTGTTGTGATGGAGGGCATTCACCTCTTGGATAGAACACAGCGACTATGGCCTTCTCCCGGGTGACGTGCGCGGCGGTCCAACGGGGTTGATCCGTTCGCGCCGCGCGCTGCGGCACGCAATTTGAAGCGCTTCGGTCGAGCTTGGCGAGAAGATGCTGAACGGTCGGCCCAAAAGGTTTCTCGTGCACGGCGCTGGCACGGTGACGCAGACATAAACGATCGCCCCGCCGCGTCTCCGGATTCACTGAAAGCTCGGACGCCGAGCGTCGATCTCACTACCTGAGATCGACGGGCTCTTTGACGGAAGTGCGCAGACATTCGATCAAAATCACGCTCGCTTAGCCGTCTTTGATTCCAGATAACGCCATCCCGGTGCCAGGTCTCGTTGCGTCCGGATCGTTGATGAATCATGCAAGACCCACTCACTCCAAATGATGCCAGAGTTTTTCATCCTTAATGAGCAGCTGCAGCCTTTGACCGATCCCGCCTTCCGCCCGAACAGCCCATTCAGTGTCGGGCCGACGGCGCTCCTCGCATTCTCGCCGACCTGATGACAAGTCTCGCAGGCAGGGAACACCAATTCTCCGGTGGACCCGCGCTGAGCGCTTGCCAGCCCTACTCCGGCCGCGACGAGTATCCGGTTCATCAAGCTATTCTTTCGTCCCATCCGACGTCGAGACGGCGCCGCGAGTGTCTTTTGTCATCCTTTGATTGCTACAAGCTAACGCAACGTGCGATTCAAGTCGTTTTTTGCCTGTCTCGCGGAATTCATTCCATTCAGACATGAGCGCAGCGCATCTCCGGGCAAGCTGAGCCCGCGTATCGCGGCAGGAGCAAGCGCGAAACCACGATAGCAGTTGCCGCTGCGCAAACTGAAGGAATAACGCAGACGGCAACCGCACCTAATCTTATCGCGCAGGCTGGATGCGATCGTTAACCCAAATCGGTGTCGCACTTCACAACGATGCCGTCGGTGATCACATCCAGTTCACGCATCTATCGTGCGTCAAAGGAACGCGAACCGCCGCAACGTCTAGGCGCCGAAACGCGCGCTTGCGTGTTCACCTATCAGCACTTCAAGATCGAGCCCGTGGTCAAAGCTCGACGCCGCCGCTGACGTAACACTGGCCGGGCAATAGGATGAAACAATTGACGTTGCCGAGCGGGTCGACCAGAGCCATGAGTTTGGCAGTCTGGCCACCACGCGAGCACGCCGACAGTGCCAGAGCCGCGAGCTGAGAGGAAATTCGCTGACGCTTGTATCCTGGGAGCACCGGTTGCGCGCAGCGCCACGAGCAGAGCCAAGCTTCGGCATGCACGTCAGCGGGATGGCTGACCGGTCCAGTTTGTGCAGATGTCGTAGGCGAGCGAACTCAAAGCTGAATGCGCGTGACCATCCATAGTGTAGATGGGGCCCATCAACACAATCGATTTTACCAATCTTATAGGATCTTGCATAACGACGGCGGTTTAGAGAGAAAGGCTTCGGTCTAGTCGGAATGGTTATCGATCTTTGCCTGCGCGCGAAAGAGCACTTTCGTTGTACGTCGGACATCCAGCCAAGCGCTGGTATAGGCTGCTGCTCTTGGGTTCTGTCACCTGACGCTGCGAGCGTTCGAAGCGACCGGTCACGGCTGAAGAACGGAGCCTTGCCGCAGAATCGTGGTATGTCGCGAGCATGAGTTCGGGCTCCTTGAACTCTGGTCTAATGGCACAGAAGAAGGCGATGCCAGATCACGTTCGAAACGGACATCGCTCTTCTGTGGCTAAGGTTGGCGGCGAATGCCCTCGCCGCAAATGGACCGCCGGTAGAAGTCCTCCCTCTGCCGACGGAAGCTGGCGCGATGTGTAGCAGCGTCGCTCCTCCGAGACTGACTTCTGCCCGGCCAACGAAAGTGGCCGGGCTTCTTTTGCGGGCCAAACACAAGCGACAGCCTGGAGGCGGAAGCTTCAGTCCGCCATTCGCTTCATGCTGGCATCAGCGGCACACTTCTTGAGAACTGGCTGGTGCCTCATGAATGATCCTCAGCGTGACCGACGAGTCATGAAGTTTATACTGGTAAATCACAGGACACCCGACGGCGCGTCGATCTGTATCGGCTGTCGTCAATCGCTTGAGACTGGTTACTTGCGAGATATGGCCACGCGGCAGCACTATTGCGACTACGATTGTTATCGTCGTTACCAGGAGAAGAGACTGGGCGTGCATTGGTTCACGATCAAATGGAGCATCGATAGGCTAGCGCAAGAATATCTGACCCACCTTGGAACTGTCGTTTCCTTTGCTGCAGTACCGTTCTGGTGTTCGATCGTGCTCGCCAAGGCCGCGATGCGCCTCGGCGAACCGGAACTGCTGAAGCGACCTCATGCGTGAGTGCACATCAGTAGGCCGCAGAACGAAACGTCTAACTTACAGCATTAGAGCAGGCGTATTGCAGAACAGTGGAGCAGATTTGAGAATGATTGTTCAAAGAGTCGGGGGATATTAATCCGCATGTGCGGGATTGTCGGCATTCTCGGGCGCGAACCGGTTGCAGAGCAACTGGTGGATTCGCTCAAGCGGCTTGAATATCGGGGCTACGATTCCGCCGGTGTTGCCACGCTCGAAGGTGATCACCTGGAGCGCCGCCGTGCGGAAGGCAAGCTGAAGAACCTCGAAGCGCGGCTGCACGACAGGCCGCTGAAGGGGACGACCGGCATCGGTCACACCCGCTGGGCCACCCACGGCAAGCCGACCGAGCAGAATGCCCATCCGCACGCCACCGAGCGCGTCGCGGTGGTCCATAACGGCATCATCGAGAATTTCCGCGAGCTGCGCGAGGAACTCGAAGCGAAGGGTTCGGTGTTCCGTACCGAAACCGACACCGAGATTGTGCTGCATCTGGTCGACGATCTGCTCACGCGCGGCAACAAGCCGGTCGAGGCGGTGAAGCTCGCCCTGAGTCAGCTGCGCGGCGCGTTCGCGCTCGGCTTCATCTTCGCTAGCGAGGGCGATCTGATGATCGGCGCTCGCAACGGTCCGCCGCTCGCGGTCGGCTACGGCGATGGCGAGATGTTCCTGGGCTCGGACGCGATCGCGCTCGGCCCGTTCACCGACACGATCAGCTATCTCGAGGACGGCGACTGGGTCGTGCTGACCCGGAGCAGCGTTGCGATCTTCGACAAGGACGGCCGCGCCGTCCAGCGCGACAAGATCAAGCATGCGGCCTCGACCTCGCTGGTCGACAAGGCCAACTACCGCCACTTCATGGCGAAGGAAATCCACGAGCAGCCTGAGGTCATCGGTCATACGCTAGCGCGCTATGTCGACATGGCCTCCGAGCGCGTGTCGCTGCCGGTGAAGTTACCGTTCGACTTCAAGGACATCCAGCGCGTCACCATCACGGCCTGCGGCACCGCGAGCTACGCCGGCTATGTCGCAAAATACTGGTTCGAGCGCATGGCGCGCCTGCCGGTCGAGGTCGACGTCGCCTCCGAGTTCCGCTACCGCGAGTCTCCCTTGCGCAAGGGCGATTTGGCAATCTTCATTTCGCAATCGGGCGAGACCGCCGATACGCTGGCCGCGCTCCGCTATGCAAAGGCCGAAGGCGTGCACACGCTCGCCGTCGTCAATGTGCCGACCTCGACGATCGCGCGCGAAAGCGAGACGGTGCTCCAGACGCTCGCTGGGCCAGAGATTGGCGTCGCGTCCACAAAAGCCTTCACCTGCCAACTCATGGTGCTCGCCTCGCTCGCGATCGCGGCCGGCAAGGCTCGCGGCGAATTGTCCGATGAGGACGAGACCAAGCTCGTGCACGGCCTGGTCGAGATCCCGCGCCTGATGGCGGACGCGCTCACCACCGAATTGCAGATCGAGAAGCTTGCGCACAGGATCGCCAAGTCGCGCGACGTGCTCTATCTCGGTCGCGGCACCAGCTTCCCGCTCGCGCTCGAAGGCGCGCTGAAGCTGAAGGAGATCTCCTACATCCATGCCGAGGGCTATGCTGCCGGCGAGCTCAAGCACGGGCCGATTGCGCTGATCGACGAGACC from Bradyrhizobium arachidis carries:
- the glmS gene encoding glutamine--fructose-6-phosphate transaminase (isomerizing) is translated as MCGIVGILGREPVAEQLVDSLKRLEYRGYDSAGVATLEGDHLERRRAEGKLKNLEARLHDRPLKGTTGIGHTRWATHGKPTEQNAHPHATERVAVVHNGIIENFRELREELEAKGSVFRTETDTEIVLHLVDDLLTRGNKPVEAVKLALSQLRGAFALGFIFASEGDLMIGARNGPPLAVGYGDGEMFLGSDAIALGPFTDTISYLEDGDWVVLTRSSVAIFDKDGRAVQRDKIKHAASTSLVDKANYRHFMAKEIHEQPEVIGHTLARYVDMASERVSLPVKLPFDFKDIQRVTITACGTASYAGYVAKYWFERMARLPVEVDVASEFRYRESPLRKGDLAIFISQSGETADTLAALRYAKAEGVHTLAVVNVPTSTIARESETVLQTLAGPEIGVASTKAFTCQLMVLASLAIAAGKARGELSDEDETKLVHGLVEIPRLMADALTTELQIEKLAHRIAKSRDVLYLGRGTSFPLALEGALKLKEISYIHAEGYAAGELKHGPIALIDETTPVVVIAPNDRVFEKTVSNMQEVAARGGNIILMTDAKGAAEATVDSLVTIVMPDMPAAFTPMVYAVPVQLLAYHTAVVMGTDVDQPRNLAKSVTVE